GCGCAGCCGCTCGGCTGGGCGGAGATCATCGCGGGCGCGCGCAGCCGCGCGCGCGGTGCTCATCGCGTCGGTCCGTGCGACCTCGCGGCCGGAATCGAGGACGGCCTGATTCCGGTCCCGGACGCGGCGATCGGATGGGTGAACATCGGCTGCTGCGTGCTCTACGACGGGGCGCGCGAGGCGGTCGGATTCACGGCGGGCTTCAGCTACCCGCCGGAGTGCGTCCGCCTCGCGACGGCGACCGAGCGCACGCCGATCGGAGACGCGTTCGACTCGCTCTATCGCGCGCCGGCGGGTCTCTCCGACCCGGGCAGCGCAGCTGGCAACATCGGCCGACTGAGCGGCGGAGTCCTGACTCGCGCCGAGTATGGCGCTCAGGCCGTCGTGTGCGCGTTCGTCCGCTGGCTTCATCCAGACCTCTACCGGTACGCGCCGTGCGCGGGAGCGCCGACATGAGCTTGACGCGGGACGACCCGCGCTTCGAGCATCCGATCGAGGCGGTCGAGCAGCTCGTCGACTTCTTCCGCCAAGGCGAGACGCCGCGTGCGGATTGGCGCGTTGGCACCGAGCACGAGAAGATCGGGCTCTACGCGCAGAGTCTGCGCCCCGTCCCGTACGAGGGCGAGCGCGGGATCCGCGCGCTGCTCGCGGCGATCTCCAGCCGATTCGGCTGGAAGCCCCTGCTCGACGCCGGCATGCTCGTCGGACTCGAGCGCGATGGAAGCACGATCACGCTGGAGCCCGGCGGTCAGCTCGAGCTGTCCGGCGCGCCGCTCGCGTCGATCCACGAGACGGTGCGCGAGTTCCGCGAGCACATCGCGCTGGTGAATCAGGTGTCGGCCCCGCTCGGAATCATCTGGCTCGGCCTCGGCGTGCACCCGATCGCCGGTATCGACGAGATGCCGCGGATGCCTCGCGAGCGGCACGCGATCATGCGCGAGTACCTCGGACGGCGCGACGAGCTCGGCCTGCACATGATGCACGCCACGGCGGGAGTGCAGGCGAACTTCGACTTCGATTGCGAGGCCGACGCCGCGAAGAAGCTGCGGCTCGCGCTCGCGGCTTCGCCGATCTCCTCCGCGCTCTTTGCCAACTCGGGCATCAGCCAGGGCCGTCCGAACGGATTCGAGTCCTGGCGCGCCTGGATCTGGCGCCACACCGACAACGACCGCTGGAGCCTGCTGCCCTTTGCTTTCGAGGCGAGCTTCGGCGCTGGCACGGCCTATCGCGCGTACACGGAGTGGGCGCTCGACGTGCCGATGTTCCTGATCGTGCGCGACGGACGGAGCATTCCCGCCCACGGCCAGACCTTCCGAGAATTCCTGACGAACGGCCGGGACGGAATGCGCGCCTCGCTCGCGGACTGGAACGTGCACCTGACCACACTGTTCCCGGAGGTCCGCCTGAAGCGCGTGATCGAGACTCGCGGGACCGATGCCGTCCCTGGTGCGGCGGTTTGCGCGCTGCCCGCGTTCTGGAAGGGTCTGCTCTACGACGAGACCGCTCTAGAGGCCGGACTCGCGCGGATCCACGCCTGGACCCACGACCAGGTCTTCGCACTGCACGGCGAGGTTGCGCGAGCCGGACTGCAGGCGAGAGCCCCCGACGCCACGGTGCTGGACGTCGCGCGCGAGCTGCTCGCGCTCTCGAGAGCGGGGTTGGCCCGACAGGCCGTGCTCGACGCAGCGGGTCGCGACGAGTCGATCCATCTCGAGCCGCTCGAGGCCGTCGTCGGGCGCGGAAGCAGCCCGGCGCGTGCGGTGCTCGAGAGCTGGAACGGGCCGTGGCAGAAGGCGATTCCCAAGCTGATCGAATACGCGAAGTACTGACTCTGTCGGATCTGGCGAATCGAGATGCCCAAGCCAATCGCGGTTGACCGTTGCGAGCAGCGTCCGATAGGCTACGGCCCGATTCAACGCTGGGCCCGATATCGGGCACCCAAGCACCCACTTCGGAGGCAGTCCAAATGAATCGGTCCGTGCGCGCCGTGTTCGCTATCGCAGTCGCTCTCTGCGTCGGGTTCGCCGTGCAGGCCTCGGCCCAGAGCCAGGCCGAGTTCAAGCGAGAGCTGAAGGCCGGGAAGGATCTCTACAAGGTGCCCGGAATGATGGAAGTCACCGTGAAGTCGATGCGCGGCATGATGATGATGACCGGCAACGTCGCCACGGCAGAGGACAGCAAGAAGGCCGAGGAGATCATCAAGGGCATGCGCGGGGTGAAGGAAGTCCGAAACCGCATCCGCGTGGGCAACGTCGAGGACTGCAGCGCCGCCACCGACGAGACGGTCATGGCCAAGGTCGAGAAGGAGATCGGCAACGACGAGGAGCTGACCCAGGCCAGGCGCAAGATCGACATCCAGATCAAGGACCGGAACCTGGTCGTGAAGGGCGGTCTCAAGGACTACTCGCAGGCCGGCTCGCTGATCAATCTGATCAAGCGCGTGCCCTGCGTGAATTCGCTGAACTACGAGGATCTCGACTACTGATCGCGCGAGCGACCGAGATCCGCTGCGGAAGAGCCGCTGCCGCCAGGCAGCGGCTCTTCTCGTTTTCAGGCCTGGAGTTGACCGAGACCGGCATGGCTCTAGCGTTGCCCGCACGATGAGTGAAGGCGAGACGACCTCGGTCGAGATCGGCGGCGAGCGGGTGGAAGTGCCCGTTCGCGTTCCGGTATTGCCGGTGCGCAATACCGTGATCTTTCCAGGCGTGACGCTGCCGCTGTCGGTCGGCCGCAAGGAGTCGCTCGCCGCAGTCCAACAGGCCGCTCGAAGCGGCGGTTTCCTGGTCGTGGTCACCCAGCGAACCCCCGAGACCGAGCAGCCGCGTCGCGAGGATCTCTACCCGGTCGGGACTCTTGCGAAGATCGTGCACCTCGCGGACACCGGCTCGGGTCTCTCGGTGGTGGCGGTCGGACTGGCGCGCGTGCGACTTCTCGGCTTCACCGAGGTCGGGCAGTTCCAGGAGGCCGAGACGGAGGTTCTTCCGGATCTGCTCGATCGCACCTCGGAGGCGGAGGCCGCGCGTCGCACCGTTCAGCGGCTCGGAAAGGAGCTCGTCGAGCTTCGCGAAGACATCCCGGACGAGGCCGCGCAGATCCTGGATCGTTTCGACGACCCCGCGCGCCTCGCCGACGTGATCGCGTTCAACGGCGCGATGCCCGTCGAGGAGAAGATCGAGCTGCTCTCGCAGCAGGACGTGCTGGCGCGGCTCCGCACGCTGATGCGGTACCTGATGCGCGAGATCCGGATCGCGCAGGTGTCGAAGTCCTTCGCGGAACGCGCGGCGGGCGAGATCGGCGAGGCGGAGCGTCGCAAGCTCCTGCGCGAGCAGCTGCACAAGATCCGAGCGGAGCTGGGCGAGGCGGACGAGCAGTCCGCAGAGGGTGACGAGCT
The nucleotide sequence above comes from Deltaproteobacteria bacterium. Encoded proteins:
- a CDS encoding glutamate--cysteine ligase, translated to MSLTRDDPRFEHPIEAVEQLVDFFRQGETPRADWRVGTEHEKIGLYAQSLRPVPYEGERGIRALLAAISSRFGWKPLLDAGMLVGLERDGSTITLEPGGQLELSGAPLASIHETVREFREHIALVNQVSAPLGIIWLGLGVHPIAGIDEMPRMPRERHAIMREYLGRRDELGLHMMHATAGVQANFDFDCEADAAKKLRLALAASPISSALFANSGISQGRPNGFESWRAWIWRHTDNDRWSLLPFAFEASFGAGTAYRAYTEWALDVPMFLIVRDGRSIPAHGQTFREFLTNGRDGMRASLADWNVHLTTLFPEVRLKRVIETRGTDAVPGAAVCALPAFWKGLLYDETALEAGLARIHAWTHDQVFALHGEVARAGLQARAPDATVLDVARELLALSRAGLARQAVLDAAGRDESIHLEPLEAVVGRGSSPARAVLESWNGPWQKAIPKLIEYAKY
- a CDS encoding BON domain-containing protein, translated to MNRSVRAVFAIAVALCVGFAVQASAQSQAEFKRELKAGKDLYKVPGMMEVTVKSMRGMMMMTGNVATAEDSKKAEEIIKGMRGVKEVRNRIRVGNVEDCSAATDETVMAKVEKEIGNDEELTQARRKIDIQIKDRNLVVKGGLKDYSQAGSLINLIKRVPCVNSLNYEDLDY